The genome window CCGTTTTGCAAAAGAACCAGATTCATCAAAAGCCTGGCTGTTCTGCCGTTTCCATCTATAAAAGGATGGATAGTTGCAATTCGCTCATGGATTTCAGCAGCAAAGATAACCGGATGTAAATTTTTAGCTTCTTCTTGAATCCAGAAATTCAGATCCTCCATCAGTTTCGGAACCTGCCAGGGCTGAGGAGGTTCATGCCGGCTTCCTGAAATTGACACGGGAACACCGCGATATTTTCCTGCATTTTCTCTATCAATACCTCGCAAAACAAGAGAGTGAATATCTTTGATTATCTTTTCATTTAAGATGTCGCCTGTCGTTACAAGCTCTTTTATGAAAGCAACAGCCTCGTAGTGGTTGACCGCTTCAAGATGTTCACGCATTGACTTTCCGCCGATGGTCAGCCCCTTATTAATGACAAGATCCGTTTCCCGTAAAGTCAGGGTATTACCTTCAATACGGTTACTATTATAAGTATATTCGATATCTATGGCTTGAAGTATCGTCTCGTTAAGCAAAGGGCGGGAGGCATCAAGTTTTTGTTTTAGTGCGTCTATTCGGGTGAGCAGGTGTTTTATTCTGCTACTCATATATCCT of Desulfosarcina sp. BuS5 contains these proteins:
- a CDS encoding Fic family protein, producing the protein MSSRIKHLLTRIDALKQKLDASRPLLNETILQAIDIEYTYNSNRIEGNTLTLRETDLVINKGLTIGGKSMREHLEAVNHYEAVAFIKELVTTGDILNEKIIKDIHSLVLRGIDRENAGKYRGVPVSISGSRHEPPQPWQVPKLMEDLNFWIQEEAKNLHPVIFAAEIHERIATIHPFIDGNGRTARLLMNLVLLQNGYTIASISGDTESRLAYYNALEKCNLNQDKTDFVALITGYVYDSMGKLVRKLG